Proteins encoded by one window of Akkermansia muciniphila ATCC BAA-835:
- the tatA gene encoding twin-arginine translocase TatA/TatE family subunit — protein sequence MMNMLAIFGLGTPEIIAILVIVFLLFGAKKLPEFARGLGKSLGEFKKAKSEFEEELLKTEKETMSDASASKTEVRPSPELSQPIDVEVEKTADSKPEDK from the coding sequence ATGATGAACATGTTAGCTATTTTTGGACTGGGAACACCGGAGATTATCGCCATTCTGGTGATTGTTTTCCTTTTGTTCGGCGCAAAGAAACTTCCGGAATTTGCCCGCGGATTGGGCAAGAGCCTGGGAGAATTCAAGAAGGCCAAATCTGAATTTGAAGAAGAACTGCTGAAGACCGAGAAGGAGACCATGAGTGATGCTTCCGCCTCCAAAACGGAGGTCCGGCCTTCTCCCGAGCTTTCCCAGCCCATTGACGTGGAGGTGGAGAAGACAGCGGACTCCAAACCGGAGGACAAGTAA
- a CDS encoding tetratricopeptide repeat protein, with protein MKKHCRWWLFAGLWGLSLVQHPLLASQNISSPEPAGEGNFEAYLSGLRERALNGDPAAARELSVHYDVEGNAAETSKWMSEYVSLAEKRANNGDVDSMLDLGKLFYTGSRLYPKNLERARYWFTRAADSGNAAAQYQVAVMASQGAGGPKDEATAALYYKKSLQTWKKEADDGDSKAALWAALVYERKLVPDSSPEKSVPYLLQAAESGNLTAQGLLAFKYRDGLGVPQDAAKAVEWFEKAASRKDLGAVMELGIMFRDGKYLPPDREKAFHWFEKGAEWKDPYSMAALADMLLEGTPSAEQAARALALYREAAAAGYFPAALKAAELLQNGKGGELDADEAYRLLRRVADATGDPKAMYMLAQVYYTRGDEAQGDSLMKASAQAAYLPAMNRMARLHLLPDSSLPWNPVLSYYYWNQAGEMGDEKAASAAFWLLWGGSGIFLLAIFIIVWRFQRFAARRLAEQQKQEREASDDA; from the coding sequence ATGAAGAAACATTGCAGATGGTGGCTTTTTGCCGGATTGTGGGGACTGTCCCTCGTTCAGCATCCACTTCTTGCTTCTCAGAATATTTCCTCTCCGGAGCCTGCCGGGGAGGGAAATTTTGAGGCTTACTTGTCCGGTCTCCGCGAAAGAGCTCTGAATGGGGATCCAGCTGCCGCCCGGGAGCTGTCTGTGCATTATGACGTGGAGGGTAATGCTGCGGAAACGTCCAAATGGATGTCCGAGTATGTTTCCTTGGCAGAGAAAAGGGCCAATAACGGAGATGTGGATTCCATGCTGGATTTGGGCAAGCTGTTTTATACAGGCAGCCGCCTGTACCCAAAGAACCTGGAAAGGGCCCGGTACTGGTTTACCCGGGCTGCTGACAGCGGTAATGCCGCGGCACAGTACCAGGTGGCTGTAATGGCTTCCCAGGGAGCAGGAGGACCGAAGGATGAAGCAACGGCAGCCCTTTATTATAAAAAATCTCTCCAGACGTGGAAGAAAGAGGCGGATGACGGTGATTCCAAGGCGGCGTTATGGGCTGCCCTTGTTTATGAACGAAAGCTGGTTCCGGACAGTTCTCCGGAAAAGTCAGTCCCATATCTTCTTCAGGCAGCGGAAAGCGGCAACCTGACAGCACAAGGCCTTCTGGCATTTAAGTACCGGGATGGGCTGGGAGTGCCGCAGGATGCGGCCAAGGCCGTAGAATGGTTTGAGAAAGCGGCCTCCCGTAAAGATTTGGGAGCCGTGATGGAACTGGGCATAATGTTCCGGGACGGCAAGTATTTGCCCCCTGACCGGGAAAAGGCCTTCCATTGGTTTGAAAAAGGGGCGGAATGGAAGGATCCGTACAGCATGGCTGCCCTGGCGGATATGCTGCTGGAGGGAACTCCTTCCGCAGAACAGGCGGCCCGGGCCCTGGCTCTGTATCGTGAGGCTGCCGCCGCCGGTTATTTCCCTGCGGCACTAAAGGCCGCGGAGCTGCTCCAGAACGGGAAGGGCGGGGAACTGGATGCGGATGAGGCCTACAGGCTGCTGCGGCGTGTGGCGGATGCTACAGGGGATCCCAAGGCCATGTACATGCTGGCCCAGGTATATTATACACGGGGTGATGAGGCTCAGGGAGATTCCCTGATGAAAGCATCCGCCCAGGCTGCCTATTTGCCGGCCATGAACCGCATGGCGCGTCTCCATCTTCTGCCGGACAGTTCACTGCCCTGGAATCCGGTTTTATCCTATTATTATTGGAACCAGGCTGGAGAAATGGGGGATGAAAAGGCGGCTTCCGCCGCTTTTTGGCTGTTGTGGGGCGGCTCAGGCATCTTTTTGCTGGCAATATTTATTATTGTCTGGCGTTTTCAGCGTTTTGCCGCCAGAAGGCTTGCGGAACAGCAGAAACAGGAACGGGAGGCCTCTGATGACGCATGA
- a CDS encoding pseudouridine synthase, whose protein sequence is MSEEQHGSEENGGIRINKFLASCGIDSRRVADRLIGEGRVEVNGKVIDTPGMRVTEKDFVKVDGRHMTPMEEVVVLLNKPRGYVCSREAQGAIGTVYDLLPPRLRHLNYVGRLDADSEGLLIMTNKGELTQVLSHPTGGIEKEYWVTVDQNFDNSVLMQFLRGVRIPEGNAKAKYVCRASARRACIVLEQGLKRQVRQMFQCLGLRVRKLVRVRIGSLWGGDLEPGGWKFLDDADVALSLKNPPRQRKYLGASQLVAGGGAKGEQGGRGVDSDEDYVFNPEDFEAGDSYEPTPEMKTRFVETEDEREVKEDGYFRGDSGFRSRDRRGDFHRRGDGFRGRRGDGALRREAGFKEERRKGGFQRREGGFGRDRREGGFQHQEGGFRENRREGGFQRREGGFGRDRREGGFQHQERGFRENRREGGFQRREGGFGRDRRGGGFQRREGGFRKPGFGGRSSSSFSRGNRGH, encoded by the coding sequence ATGAGTGAAGAACAACATGGCTCCGAAGAAAACGGAGGTATCCGCATTAATAAATTCCTGGCTTCCTGCGGCATTGACTCCCGCCGGGTGGCCGACAGGCTGATTGGGGAAGGACGTGTGGAAGTGAACGGGAAGGTTATCGATACGCCTGGGATGAGGGTGACGGAGAAGGATTTCGTGAAGGTGGACGGCCGCCATATGACCCCTATGGAAGAGGTTGTGGTGCTGTTGAACAAGCCCCGCGGGTATGTGTGCAGCCGCGAAGCGCAGGGAGCCATAGGTACTGTTTACGACCTGCTGCCGCCGCGCCTGCGCCATCTGAATTATGTGGGACGGCTGGATGCCGATTCCGAAGGTCTTCTGATTATGACGAATAAGGGGGAATTGACCCAGGTTCTTTCCCATCCTACCGGCGGCATAGAAAAGGAGTACTGGGTGACGGTAGATCAGAATTTTGATAATTCCGTACTGATGCAGTTTTTGCGCGGAGTACGCATTCCGGAGGGAAATGCCAAGGCCAAATATGTTTGCCGCGCTTCCGCGCGCCGTGCCTGCATTGTTTTGGAACAGGGGTTGAAGCGTCAGGTGCGTCAAATGTTCCAGTGCCTGGGCCTTCGTGTCCGCAAGTTGGTGCGCGTGCGCATCGGCTCCCTGTGGGGAGGGGACTTGGAACCCGGGGGCTGGAAATTCCTGGATGATGCGGACGTGGCTCTGTCACTGAAAAATCCTCCCCGCCAGCGTAAATACCTGGGTGCTTCCCAGCTTGTCGCCGGGGGGGGCGCCAAGGGTGAGCAGGGCGGAAGAGGCGTTGATTCCGATGAGGATTATGTGTTTAATCCGGAAGATTTTGAAGCTGGCGATTCTTATGAACCTACTCCGGAAATGAAGACTCGTTTTGTGGAGACGGAGGATGAACGTGAAGTCAAGGAAGATGGATATTTCCGGGGAGATTCCGGCTTCCGTTCCCGTGACCGCCGCGGAGATTTTCATCGTCGTGGAGATGGCTTCCGCGGCCGCCGCGGGGATGGGGCCCTGCGCCGCGAGGCCGGTTTCAAAGAAGAGCGACGTAAAGGAGGGTTCCAACGCCGTGAAGGCGGCTTTGGAAGAGACCGCCGCGAAGGAGGTTTTCAGCATCAGGAGGGAGGTTTCAGGGAAAACCGTCGTGAAGGAGGATTCCAACGCCGTGAAGGCGGTTTTGGGAGAGACCGCCGCGAAGGAGGTTTCCAGCATCAGGAGAGAGGTTTCAGGGAAAACCGTCGTGAAGGAGGGTTCCAACGCCGTGAAGGCGGTTTTGGGAGAGACCGCCGCGGAGGAGGTTTTCAGAGGCGTGAAGGCGGGTTTCGTAAGCCGGGCTTTGGAGGCAGGTCCTCCAGCAGTTTTTCCCGCGGAAACAGGGGCCATTAA
- a CDS encoding small basic protein — protein MSKHSSLKATGTVGGKRSVLKRFERVKLLKERGEWKKGQSPLGLPKTKHEA, from the coding sequence ATGTCCAAACATTCCAGCCTCAAAGCAACCGGTACCGTAGGCGGCAAGCGTTCCGTCCTGAAGCGTTTTGAACGTGTCAAGCTTCTGAAGGAACGCGGCGAATGGAAGAAGGGCCAAAGCCCTCTCGGCCTGCCGAAGACCAAGCATGAAGCTTAA
- the trmD gene encoding tRNA (guanosine(37)-N1)-methyltransferase TrmD, whose protein sequence is MAAKLMIDVLSLFPDMVEAPLGGSILGKARDRGLLEIRCHNIRDWTTDKHRKTDDYLCGGGQGMLLKPEPIFAAVEELRRRETRVVLMTPQGRTFNQSLAAELAASGGHLIILCGHYEGVDHRVVEELVDMELSIGDYILTNGAIASVVVIDAVARLIPGVLGDERSSVEESFSNGLLEAPAYTKPNVFRGLAVPEILLGGNHPAIEKWKHGKSLERTRLNRPDLWRKWLESHPGDATE, encoded by the coding sequence ATGGCCGCCAAACTGATGATTGACGTTTTGTCCCTGTTCCCGGATATGGTGGAAGCCCCTCTTGGCGGCAGCATTCTGGGAAAGGCCCGTGACAGGGGATTGTTGGAGATACGCTGCCATAATATCCGTGACTGGACGACGGACAAGCACCGCAAAACGGACGATTACCTTTGCGGAGGGGGGCAGGGCATGCTGCTGAAGCCGGAACCTATCTTTGCCGCCGTAGAGGAACTTCGCCGGCGGGAAACCCGCGTTGTGCTGATGACTCCTCAGGGCCGTACGTTCAACCAGTCATTGGCCGCGGAATTGGCTGCCTCCGGAGGCCATCTCATTATCCTCTGCGGTCATTATGAGGGGGTGGACCATCGTGTAGTAGAAGAGCTGGTGGATATGGAATTGTCCATCGGGGACTATATTCTCACGAACGGGGCCATTGCCTCTGTGGTGGTAATTGACGCCGTAGCGCGCCTGATTCCCGGCGTGCTGGGGGATGAGCGTTCTTCCGTGGAGGAATCTTTTTCCAACGGTTTGCTGGAGGCTCCCGCCTATACTAAGCCGAACGTGTTCCGGGGCCTGGCTGTTCCGGAGATTTTGCTGGGCGGCAATCACCCCGCCATTGAAAAATGGAAGCACGGGAAGTCTCTGGAGCGTACGCGCCTGAACCGTCCGGATTTGTGGAGGAAGTGGCTGGAATCGCATCCGGGGGATGCCACAGAGTGA
- the prfB gene encoding peptide chain release factor 2 (programmed frameshift): MDPHIAADLSALDTAVLHSRLSELGSYLDLDGIQQRVAELDERMSAPDFWDDQNAARALMAEVNPLKHRMEAFSALKSRLEDIDAAIELAQEADDDDLGREAVEEFARWQKSLADFELLTLLNGPQDQASCYVTIHAGAGGTEACDWASMLLRMYIRWCERRGFSVTYLESTDGDDAGIRSVTLKVDGEYAYGYLKNERGIHRLVRISPFDSAGKRHTSFASLDATPEVSDSINIEILDKDLKVDTYRSGGKGGQNVNKVETAVRITHIPSGVIVACQNERSQLRNKEEAMNMLRAKLYQIEEDKKQAEADRQYSEKGDIGWGNQIRSYVFQPYQMVKDLRTGVESGNIQDVMDGNLDPFIEAMLRGHKRER, from the exons ATGGATCCCCATATCGCTGCAGATCTCTCGGCGCTCGACACGGCTGTCCTGCATAGCCGTCTTTCCGAGCTCGGGAGCTATCTT GACCTGGACGGCATTCAACAACGAGTAGCCGAATTGGATGAACGCATGAGCGCCCCGGATTTCTGGGATGACCAGAATGCCGCACGGGCGCTGATGGCGGAGGTGAATCCCCTGAAACACAGGATGGAGGCGTTTTCCGCGCTGAAGTCCCGTCTGGAGGATATTGACGCTGCTATTGAGCTGGCTCAGGAGGCGGATGACGATGACCTGGGCCGGGAGGCTGTGGAAGAGTTTGCCAGATGGCAGAAGTCTCTGGCGGATTTTGAATTGCTGACCCTGCTGAACGGACCGCAGGACCAGGCTTCCTGTTATGTAACCATCCACGCCGGAGCCGGCGGCACGGAAGCCTGTGACTGGGCATCCATGTTATTGCGCATGTATATCCGCTGGTGTGAGCGCCGGGGATTTTCCGTGACGTATTTGGAGAGTACGGACGGGGATGACGCCGGCATTCGTTCCGTGACATTGAAGGTGGATGGAGAGTATGCCTACGGATATTTGAAGAATGAACGCGGCATCCACCGGCTGGTGCGCATTTCTCCCTTTGATTCCGCCGGGAAGAGACATACTTCTTTCGCTTCCCTGGACGCGACGCCGGAAGTTTCTGATTCCATCAATATTGAGATCCTGGACAAGGATTTGAAGGTGGATACCTACCGTTCCGGCGGCAAGGGCGGCCAGAACGTGAACAAGGTGGAAACCGCCGTGCGTATCACGCATATTCCTTCCGGTGTGATCGTGGCCTGCCAGAATGAGCGCAGCCAGCTTCGTAACAAGGAAGAGGCTATGAATATGCTGCGTGCCAAGCTATACCAGATTGAGGAAGACAAAAAGCAGGCGGAAGCCGACCGCCAGTACAGTGAGAAGGGAGACATCGGGTGGGGCAACCAGATCCGTTCCTATGTTTTCCAGCCTTATCAAATGGTGAAAGATTTGCGCACAGGCGTAGAGTCCGGCAATATTCAGGACGTGATGGACGGCAACCTGGATCCGTTCATTGAGGCCATGCTGCGCGGCCATAAGCGCGAACGCTGA
- a CDS encoding metal-dependent transcriptional regulator yields MLELTKSNEDYLEAIGLLSEKNGTAQVRDIAEMLKVKMPSVTSAVKQLADMGLVEYTQYAPVKLTPQGRRIAGKIIVSHGILFDFLREELALPEERANEVACQIEHIMTFEEIEKLRSCRIRPFEGGEENSAK; encoded by the coding sequence ATGTTGGAGCTGACCAAGAGCAATGAGGATTATCTGGAAGCTATCGGGTTGCTGTCTGAAAAGAACGGGACGGCCCAGGTGAGGGATATTGCAGAGATGCTTAAGGTAAAGATGCCTTCCGTTACATCTGCCGTCAAGCAACTGGCGGATATGGGACTGGTGGAGTATACGCAGTATGCTCCCGTCAAGCTGACTCCCCAAGGCCGCAGAATTGCCGGGAAAATTATTGTCAGCCACGGTATTCTGTTTGATTTCCTGCGGGAGGAATTGGCCCTCCCGGAAGAACGCGCCAATGAAGTGGCTTGCCAGATAGAACACATCATGACTTTTGAGGAGATTGAAAAACTCAGGTCCTGCCGGATCCGCCCTTTTGAGGGTGGAGAGGAAAATTCCGCCAAGTAG
- a CDS encoding 30S ribosomal protein S1, whose amino-acid sequence MSTTELAELIDSKFRELREGSIVTGTIQEIRPQVVLVDIGYKSEGAISISEFEDEEIEVGDQIEVLLERLENDEGIVVLSKEKAAHKQNWDKIVGVYRDGGLVKGKVKSVVKGGLMVNVGVEAFLPGSQVDIIPPRDLNEYVGKVYEFKIVKVNDDRKNIVLSRREVIEAERADQRQRFLETVKEGDKVEGIVKNITDFGAFVDLRGMDGLLHITDMSWGRVNHPSEMLHIGQSLEVVILEVDREKERVSLGLKQMTDNPWADIERKYPINSHVKGRVTKLLPYGAFVELEKGVEGLVHVSELSWVKRITRPSDVLKLDQEIEAVVLSISVKEQKISLGVRQLEDNPWADIESRFPIGTVIKGQVRNLTPYGAFVGLEEGIDGMIHVSDMSWTRKINHPSEVLKKGDEVEAIVLEIKKEDQRVSLGIKQLESDPWESINDRFKVGDMVTGQVAKIASFGAFVNLDGDIDGLIHISQLSEDHVERVKDVIKVGDEITARVIKVDSIERRIGLSIKAVNYDTEQLRRETASFEALRPSSDMVGLEHAFNLATRENEEWSPSEEK is encoded by the coding sequence ATGAGCACAACTGAACTGGCGGAACTTATTGACAGCAAGTTCCGCGAATTGCGTGAAGGTTCCATTGTTACCGGAACCATCCAAGAAATCCGTCCCCAAGTCGTTTTGGTGGACATCGGCTACAAGTCCGAAGGCGCTATTTCCATTTCCGAGTTTGAAGACGAGGAAATCGAAGTGGGGGACCAAATTGAAGTCCTTTTGGAACGCCTCGAAAACGACGAAGGCATCGTCGTCCTTTCCAAGGAAAAGGCCGCCCATAAGCAGAACTGGGATAAGATCGTGGGCGTGTACCGCGATGGCGGCCTGGTTAAGGGTAAAGTGAAGAGCGTCGTCAAGGGCGGTCTTATGGTCAATGTTGGCGTGGAAGCTTTCCTGCCCGGTTCCCAGGTGGATATTATTCCTCCTCGCGACCTGAACGAGTATGTTGGAAAAGTTTACGAATTTAAGATCGTCAAGGTAAATGACGACCGTAAAAATATCGTCCTTTCCCGCCGTGAGGTGATTGAAGCCGAACGCGCCGACCAGCGCCAGCGCTTCCTTGAAACCGTCAAGGAAGGCGACAAGGTGGAAGGTATCGTGAAGAATATCACGGACTTCGGCGCTTTTGTCGACCTCCGCGGCATGGACGGCCTGCTCCATATCACGGATATGAGCTGGGGCCGCGTGAACCATCCGAGCGAAATGCTCCATATCGGTCAGTCCCTGGAAGTCGTGATTCTGGAAGTGGATCGCGAAAAGGAACGCGTTTCCCTGGGCCTGAAGCAGATGACAGACAACCCCTGGGCGGATATCGAACGCAAATACCCGATCAATTCCCATGTCAAGGGCCGCGTGACCAAGCTCCTGCCTTACGGCGCCTTTGTGGAATTGGAAAAGGGCGTGGAAGGCCTAGTGCACGTTTCCGAATTGTCCTGGGTCAAGAGAATCACCCGTCCGAGCGATGTATTGAAGCTGGACCAGGAAATCGAAGCCGTGGTTCTTTCCATTTCTGTGAAGGAACAGAAGATTTCCCTCGGTGTCCGCCAGTTGGAAGACAATCCCTGGGCGGATATCGAATCCCGTTTCCCGATTGGTACCGTCATCAAGGGCCAGGTTCGCAACCTTACTCCCTACGGCGCTTTTGTGGGACTGGAAGAAGGCATCGACGGCATGATCCACGTGTCCGATATGAGCTGGACCCGCAAGATCAATCATCCCTCCGAAGTTCTCAAGAAGGGCGACGAAGTGGAAGCCATCGTTTTGGAAATCAAGAAGGAGGATCAGCGCGTCTCCCTTGGTATCAAGCAGCTTGAGTCCGATCCGTGGGAATCCATCAATGACCGCTTCAAGGTGGGCGATATGGTGACTGGCCAGGTGGCCAAGATTGCCAGCTTCGGCGCCTTTGTGAATCTGGACGGCGATATTGACGGCCTGATTCATATCTCCCAGTTGAGCGAAGACCATGTGGAACGCGTGAAGGATGTGATCAAGGTGGGTGATGAAATCACTGCCCGCGTGATCAAAGTGGACAGCATCGAACGCCGTATCGGCCTTTCCATCAAGGCCGTCAATTACGACACCGAACAGCTCCGCCGCGAAACCGCTTCCTTTGAAGCCCTCCGCCCGAGCAGCGATATGGTGGGTCTGGAACACGCCTTCAATCTGGCTACCCGTGAAAACGAAGAGTGGAGCCCTTCTGAAGAGAAGTAA